In Leishmania donovani BPK282A1 complete genome, chromosome 28, the genomic stretch CTTGATGTACGACCCCGCCTGCTGCGGGCAGGCCAGGGAGGTGACCCATCCGCGGTGGCCCTTCAGGTGACCCTCGTAGTTCATGGTGAAGCGAAGTGGAGTGGGAAGAAGCTTAtctgccgcgcgcgcgggaggaggggtggggtggggtgggggcacaACAGGACGAAGAGAACGCGAAGGTAGTGAGAGAAGGAACGCAGGGagggtgtgcgcatgtgtgtgtgtgtgcatgtgatTCGCGCGGGGTGGGCAAGAGCGGAAAGCGagcacgacggcgaggacAGGTGGAGAGATCACAAACGGCAACGGAGAGTTCGTGTGTTTACGGGCGTGCTGCGTGGTCTAGTCACCTCACTCGAATCCGCTCGTTTCTCTATGCACGCCTTCGCATTCTCANNNNNNNNNNNNNNNNNNNNNNNNNNNNNNNNNNNNNNNNNNNNNNNNNNNNNNNNNNNNNNNNNNNNNNNNNNNNNNNNNNNNNNNNNNNNNNNNNNNGGTGGGGGCACAACAGGACGAAGAGAACGCGAAGGTAGTGAGAGAAGGAACGCAGGGagggtgtgcgcatgtgtgtgtgtgtgcatgtgatTCGCGCGGGGTGGGCAAGAGCGGAAAGCGagcacgacggcgaggacAGGTGGAGAGATCACAAACGGCAACGGAGAGTTCGTGTGTTTACGGGCGTGCTGCGTGGTCTAGTCACCTCACTCGAATCCGCTCGTTTCTCTATGCACGCCTTCGCATTCTCACCAAACAGGCCCCGCTCCCATTGAGGGGCGCGGTGGGCAAGCCGCtcacggcagcgacgcagcgacCTTGGGTGGAACACATTGGAAGAGACTGACACGCACAGATGCGGATGCGTGCACGTAGAGAGACGGTAGTGATGTTAGCATGAAGTAGAAGGATCCAGAAAGGTGCGCCGTCGGTTGGTATGCTAGCTCCCACGAAATCAGGGCAAGAAGGACAACTTCCTTGTGGCGCGTCTGGAAAACCCATGTACCCGTTTACGTATGCGTGGATGCCTGGGCTGGTTGCGCTAcatggagggagggggagtagAGGCGCAGAAAAGTGGCGTCTCTCCTTTTATCACCGACACCACTCCCAGCATCAGCCgtctgctgccggcgctAAAACTCTGTGTTGTACGCCGTGTCCGAGGTGTCGTGGTAGAAGCGGTTGAAGTTGAGCCTGAGCAGCAAGAAGTTGAGGAAGTCGAAGTTGACGTGCTGCTCCTCAAGCGTCGTCAGCAGCGAGGACATTTCACGGTGGAAGTCGTCGGTGAGGCCTTGATACTGTCGCTTGACCGTGGACAGGTCGCCTGAGCCGCGCTGTAAAAGGGACGCGAGCAACGCCTGCGAGCCGCAGTACTCCCGCACAATTGTGAGGATGTTCTCCACGTTCATGCGGATCGTCGCGCAGTCTGTGTGCAACAGCGAACGCTGCGTAAGGTAGGCCAAATACGTGTTGTGCGCTGTGCGGATGTCGTCCATGGAGGCGCactgctccaccgccttgAGGAGCAGGTCTTGTGCCACGGTGCACACTTCCGCCACCAGGTAGGACCACAGGTTGTTGACGAAGTGGTTGAGCTGAAGTCCGAGGAGGTGCGCATCAGCAGCTACTTCGCGCCACGCCGACCTCTCCTGCATAGTGCGCTGCACGCTGCTGATCAGACGGTCCAGCACCACGTTCTGCCGCCACGCCTTCTTCAGAGCTACTTCCGCCACCTTGACGCGAAACATCAGCCGAAAGAGTCGGCGGTAGACTTTCATGGCACCGTGATCGAAGACGTTGTTGAGAGGCGAGGGCACCGGCATTGTCATGACGAACGTGTCCCAGCCCAGCTTTGCCTCATCCTTCACCAGCTCGCAGTGAAGCAGGGCGAAGCGGTCCGTGTCGAGGTGCCTCGCGTACGGGGCGATCTCCGCCAGCGCACTTAGCACCTGGTCTCGCACCACCGACACCGGGACAGCGCTGCTCATCTTCGATAGGACCGGCTCCAGTTTCGTGATGAGTAGCTCGTAAAAGTCGCCGTAGCCGACCAAGAGGAAGGCGTTTACCAGTCGCAGCACCTCGTGCAGCTGAAACTCCTCCCTTATGAGCCGAAGCACCGCCGTGTTGGTGAAGACGAGCGCACGGTGCACAACGGCCGGCAGCGTGTCAAATGTCGctcgctccgcctcggcaaCAAGTGACGGGTCCATCCTCCACTGCttggcgcggcagcaccggcagaTGAAGCGGATGTTCTTGGTCACGAGCAGGATGTCCTGCGCGACGCTCTCTGGGACAGTTCTCGGCAGCATCTCCGTGTTGAGAACGTACTTGGCGACCCAGAAGTTCTCCGCCGCGTCATCGATGCTGTCCATGGGGACAATGTAGAACTCGCGCATCGGGTCGCACACGTCCCCCTTCGTGATGCTCTCTACCGtcatgtgcagcagcggactCACCGTCTCGATATAGATATCATGCAGGAGAGAGGCAAGGCGATGCGAGCCGTGCtggacgagctgctgcatccTGGAGGCCAACTCCCCACCCTTGACATGCTGCGTCTCGCGGAGAACGCAGTCCATCACCCACAACTTGGGATGCACACGTTTGTAGGCGACAACAAGGTCGCCTATGTGCAGCGGTGGGCTGCGTCGTTCGCGCAGCATAGACACGAGATAGTGGTACTGGGTCAGCTGCCGGCGCAACGCACTGCGCAGACTCTGCTGAAGAAACGAGtcgccggtggcgctcgGTTGGCGGAGTGCCACGTCAATGTGTCGCGCCAGCACCCCGCACTCTTGAAACACCTcggcggcctgctgctgcatggcgCCACCCGTGTCCGGTGCTAGCCGATACACGTCGGCGCTGGGGTCGTAGGTGAAGTACTGTGTGTGATTCACGCCCATCCACATGAACAGCACGTCGGCGTAGAAGAGACTGTCCTCGATTGgttggccgccgcctcgcgtgGCCTTGAAGCTGGTGAGCCCATCAACGGAACTGAAGTCGCCTGGGTGCTCTGAACCCCCTGACGGGTCGCAGCGGGTGGCGGTCGTGGCGGTGGGAGCGCCAATGCTGGGAAGCGACCCTCTACGGTAGTCCGCCAGACTTCGTTCTCGACTGCcgctctgccgcagcgcaccggaTGCGCCGAACAGCTTTCCAGGCAACTCGTGATCCGCCAGTATGGGACGGAGGATAGCAGCGCCCGAGGTGGTGTCGCTCAGACTCGGGATGGAGACTGTCCGCGAGGATGAACCGGGAGCAGTATTTGCTCGCGTCCATACGGCGGCTGAAGACGGGCGCTGCTGGCTACctgcgttgccgccgctcgaTTCCTTGTTGatcggtgccgcggcggcgtagAACGGAATGACTCGCGGCCCATTAGAGCCGCCCACCGTCATGTCTCGACGAGGAAGCGCAAACTCGTTCGACCGCGATACCGACGACGACAGTGATGGGCTGCTGGCGCTTGCCGTTTCAAGCACGGCGGCCGTGTGGCTACTTCGCGGGGAGGCCGTGGGGAGCTGCTCGGTAAACGGAGAGTGTCCTGCCCTCGACTCGCCGATGGCCTGCACCGGCGAGACAGTGTCGCGCGGCGAGGACATGCTGCAAGCACACTTACTCAAAAACCCACGCGCAAgatcacacacacagcgccctcttgaggagcaggagagaggaggatgaAAAGCACGTCAAGAAGATAAAGAAGACTCTCCTCCACGCCGTCTGCGTGAGACGCTGAGGCACGTgaaccgccgccgccgccgcaaagagggcgagggccGGGAAGAACGCCCAGCTCTCTCGGAGGTATTACTGTGGCTAATGGATGGCGATTCTAAACCACGCTCGCAATACGATGCGTGTATCGCGTGTTCAGACCCCTTCTTTTCTATGGTAGTGCCAGTGGTTGCGGTGGTGATAGATCTGACCGACTGACGTCTAGCACGgcgcgcgtgtacgtgtaTATACGCTGACGGGTGAAGGTGCTTGATGAAACGCGCGAGGTGTCCTGCAGCGACTCACCCTTTTGGGTGCTGTTCTCCAGTGCAGCGagcgcaggcacgcgcgcggcAACGAGTTGTGGATGCGCAACCACAATGGCGGCTCGGGTAGACAGTACAGCATGAAGAGGCGGCGAGGAATGAGGGGGATGCGGGCtggggaggggcagcggcacagcgacTGGCGAACACCACGTTATGTGGcagcaaacacacacatatacatgcGCGCATATacacaaggagagagagcccACTGGGTGTGGGCGAATCGCGCCTGTGTATgtacatgtgcgtgtgcgcgtgcgtggctcTTCCTCTCGGTTTACTTTAAgcgccacacacgccgatcgcacagacacaaacaGACACAGACGACGGTAAGCGCGCCATGCTCAGTGGCGTCGTAGaccgcgtgcttgtgcgtacGCACTACCAGTGCCCACGCCAGCACCTCAggagacgaggagagagaagcgggaCAAGGTGAACCGGCGCCGGCCTCCCTCCGCGCTGCAACAGAGGCAATTTTGTTTGTCGTTTCCGTACAACTTTTCCAGTGCTCGCACTGCATGTTACCGTATCGTCATGCTCCATAAAGGAGAGACAGGGAGAGAGCTGATGTGAGTGCCTGACAACGAGAAATCAAAAGCGACGGGGGGTTTGTGGGTGTGGAAGCCCGTTGGCTTTCCTGGTTTGCGCGCGCACTTCCGtcgtctctcttcttctcttctTTAATTCGCCatctcgcacacacacagacgcgtaGATTGCTGAGGCGGCTTGCGTGCATCCACACGCACCTCGATGCAGACGTGCAGTGAGcatcctcgctgccgtcgcccgCCTGCCGAGCTTTCACCCACTGcacgctccctctctctacgCCCCCAACGGCGTGATCTGTCCACGTCCTCAGCTACAAAGCCGGCAAGCAACCCTGCCAGAGAGTGTGGCACACACGCTGGCTGGTgggcctctcctccctcgcgcACCAGCCAGCAGGGCTTCGCGCGTAAACTGCGACTGGTGGAAGGGGAACGAGATCGACAAACAGAGAGTCCACAAGCCCGCCATGTGCACACCAACGCACACCCACAGCGCCGCAGGCACAGTGGCTGTGGTATTTGAGTGTGGACTAGAAAGACCGACAGCGGAAAAGTAggggcgggagggggtggcTAGTACGATGGACAGCGCGAGGGacaagagggagaaagagtgGATAGGGACGGCTCTCTGTGAATGCGAGAGCGTGAGCGGTGGCGGTACcataatatatatatatatataaaaTAAGGCGAAACAGAcgcagagaaaaaagggggaggggggttacgggggaaaggggggatTTAGCACGCGGAAGTCTTCCGAAAtaaaacggaaaaaaaacgcaGAACAAATTCAGAATAGACACAAACGACACGCGGAGCGACGGCACTCGAAAAAGCGCAGCAGAGCTacagagagcacacacacagaatCTAtcaggtggtggtgtgcaTTCCCGGGGAATAGCAGCGGCGCCCTACAAACCATCTACACGCATTCgcgaagcaaaaaaaaagcgtcGCGAACATGAGCAGAAGTTTCACAGCACTCCGGCGCACTCGGGCGATTTAGTCGACCNNNNNNNNNNNNNNNNNNNNNNNNNNNNNNNNNNNNNNNNNNNNNNNNNNNNNNNNNNNNNNNNNNNNNNNNNNNNNNNNNNNNNNNNNNNNNNNNNNNNNNNNNNNNNNNNNNNNNNNNNNNNNNNNNNNNNNNNNNNNNNNNNNNNNNNNNNNNNNNNNNNNNNNNNNNNNNNNNNNNNNNNNNNNNNNNNNNNNNNNNNNNNNNNNNNNNNNNNNNNNNNNNNNNNNNNNNNNNNNNNNNNNNNNNNNNNNNNNNNNNNNNNNNNNNNNNNNNNNNNNNNNNNNNNNNNNNNNNNNNNNNNNNNNNNNNNNNNNNNNNNNNNNNNNNNNNNNNNNNNNNNNNNNNNNNNNNNNNNNNNNNNNNNNNNNNNNNNNNNNNNNNNNNNNNNNNNNNNNNNNNNNNNNNNNNNNNNNNNNNNNNNNNNNNNNNNNNNNNNNNNNNNNNNNNNNNNNNNNNNNNNNNNNNNNNNNNNNNNNNNNNNNNNNNNNNNNNNNNNNNNNNNNNNNNNNNNNNNNNNNNNNNNNNNNNNNNNNNNNNNNNNNNNNNNNNNNNNNNNNNNNNNNNN encodes the following:
- a CDS encoding gamma-tubulin complex subunit, putative yields the protein MWMGVNHTQYFTYDPSADVYRLAPDTGGAMQQQAAEVFQECGVLARHIDVALRQPSATGDSFLQQSLRSALRRQLTQYHYLVSMLRERRSPPLHIGDLVVAYKRVHPKLWVMDCVLRETQHVKGGELASRMQQLVQHGSHRLASLLHDIYIETVSPLLHMTVESITKGDVCDPMREFYIVPMDSIDDAAENFWVAKYVLNTEMLPRTVPESVAQDILLVTKNIRFICRCCRAKQWRMDPSLVAEAERATFDTLPAVVHRALVFTNTAVLRLIREEFQLHEVLRLVNAFLLVGYGDFYELLITKLEPVLSKMSSAVPVSVVRDQVLSALAEIAPYARHLDTDRFALLHCELVKDEAKLGWDTFVMTMPVPSPLNNVFDHGAMKVYRRLFRLMFRVKVAEVALKKAWRQNVVLDRLISSVQRTMQERSAWREVAADAHLLGLQLNHFVNNLWSYLVAEVCTVAQDLLLKAVEQCASMDDIRTAHNTYLAYLTQRSLLHTDCATIRMNVENILTIVREYCGSQALLASLLQRGSGDLSTVKRQYQGLTDDFHREMSSLLTTLEEQHVNFDFLNFLLLRLNFNRFYHDTSDTAYNTEF